One genomic window of Micrococcus flavus includes the following:
- a CDS encoding AzlC family ABC transporter permease gives MHATSHAAAPPSSGASGARDRRGEVLTGIRLSGPAGLGLFPLGVAFGMLVVQAGLPGWAAPLLSAVVFAGSVELLLVGLIAAATPLATIAVTVFLVNFRHVFYAFGFPLHVVRSRAARIYSMGALIDEAYAIAAAHPRGWTAPRLLAMQVSLHLYWLLGGVAGVGVAGLLPAPVEGLEFALTALFTVLALDAARTRRHLPLVLAAAAAVGVSLLVAPGALLVTSFLVYVGVLVAAHAAAARGARLPLPAQGPVTGPLPVLEAGGPEAAVPEAARAHDDDPGRRTG, from the coding sequence ATGCACGCCACCTCCCACGCCGCCGCACCGCCGTCCTCCGGCGCCTCCGGGGCCAGGGACCGGCGGGGCGAGGTGCTCACCGGGATCCGCCTGTCCGGACCGGCCGGTCTCGGCCTGTTCCCGCTCGGCGTGGCCTTCGGCATGCTCGTGGTCCAGGCGGGCCTCCCGGGGTGGGCCGCACCGCTGCTCTCCGCCGTCGTGTTCGCGGGATCCGTGGAACTGCTGCTCGTCGGCCTGATCGCCGCTGCGACCCCGCTGGCGACCATCGCCGTCACGGTGTTCCTCGTGAACTTCCGACACGTGTTCTACGCGTTCGGCTTCCCCCTGCACGTGGTGCGGTCGCGGGCGGCCCGCATCTACTCGATGGGTGCCCTGATCGACGAGGCGTATGCGATCGCCGCCGCCCACCCCCGGGGCTGGACCGCCCCGCGTCTGCTGGCCATGCAGGTCAGCCTGCACCTGTACTGGCTGCTCGGCGGGGTGGCCGGCGTGGGGGTCGCGGGGCTGCTGCCCGCGCCCGTCGAGGGCCTGGAGTTCGCCCTCACCGCCCTGTTCACCGTCCTCGCGCTCGACGCCGCCCGCACCCGCCGCCACCTGCCGCTCGTGCTGGCCGCCGCTGCCGCGGTGGGCGTGTCGCTCCTCGTGGCGCCCGGGGCGCTGCTGGTCACGTCCTTCCTCGTCTACGTGGGCGTGCTGGTCGCGGCCCACGCGGCGGCCGCCCGCGGGGCCCGCCTGCCGCTGCCCGCGCAGGGTCCGGTGACCGGCCCCCTGCCGGTGCTCGAGGCGGGCGGCCCCGAGGCGGCGGTCCCCGAGGCGGCCCGCGCGCACGACGACGACCCCGGACGGAGGACGGGATGA
- a CDS encoding redoxin domain-containing protein produces the protein MAETPALRDAHGTGWPWPPVAPGERAVWLVFLPGAFTPVCTGELEWLGALAEELAADGVGVRVVSCDAAPVLREVAERMRLPGACVMLSDFWPHGAAARACGLLDEATGRPRRVSVLLDADGAERARVAPSTPGGARTPQDHRDAVARLA, from the coding sequence GTGGCTGAGACCCCCGCCCTGCGGGACGCGCACGGCACCGGCTGGCCCTGGCCGCCGGTGGCGCCCGGGGAGCGGGCGGTCTGGCTCGTGTTCCTGCCGGGGGCCTTCACCCCCGTGTGCACGGGGGAGCTGGAGTGGCTCGGGGCGCTCGCGGAGGAGCTGGCGGCCGACGGTGTCGGCGTGCGGGTGGTCTCCTGCGACGCGGCCCCCGTGTTGCGAGAGGTGGCGGAGCGCATGCGCCTGCCCGGGGCGTGCGTGATGCTCTCTGACTTCTGGCCCCACGGGGCCGCGGCCCGCGCGTGCGGCCTGCTCGACGAGGCCACCGGCCGCCCCCGCCGCGTCTCCGTCCTCCTGGACGCGGACGGCGCGGAACGGGCGCGCGTGGCCCCCTCGACCCCCGGCGGCGCCCGGACCCCGCAGGACCACCGCGACGCCGTCGCGCGGCTGGCCTGA
- a CDS encoding LysM peptidoglycan-binding domain-containing protein, with protein MGLVRRLPTRSDDEGGCRDVLSGRLHNAPAIAAASRRAGVPLSVAAALAEVESGGRNVFGNDRGGVFSRPGRPDVPVTPERVAELRRRVAAGETSNGIGPAQITWPPFFDRADAAGLDLADPEDNLTLGLTILAEHARGDLSPAGLERAGTLYNAGTLAGGVTDYGRRLARAAAAWEERLSGRPPARSEAAGPSASRHDGDPTGTGRTHRVQPGETLWGIARDQGTDVATLRRLNPGIVPERMAVGTPVRLP; from the coding sequence ATGGGACTGGTGCGCCGACTGCCGACCCGCTCCGACGACGAGGGCGGGTGCCGGGACGTGCTGTCCGGCAGGCTGCACAACGCGCCGGCGATCGCGGCGGCGTCGCGCCGAGCGGGCGTCCCGCTCTCGGTCGCCGCGGCGTTGGCGGAGGTGGAGTCGGGCGGTCGCAACGTGTTCGGCAACGACCGCGGCGGGGTGTTCTCGCGCCCCGGACGCCCCGACGTCCCGGTGACGCCCGAGCGCGTGGCCGAGCTGCGGCGTCGGGTGGCGGCCGGGGAGACCTCCAACGGGATCGGCCCGGCGCAGATCACCTGGCCGCCGTTCTTCGACCGGGCGGACGCGGCGGGCCTGGACCTGGCCGACCCGGAGGACAACCTCACCCTGGGCCTGACGATCCTGGCCGAGCACGCCCGCGGCGACCTCTCCCCCGCCGGCCTCGAACGGGCCGGCACCCTCTACAACGCCGGGACCCTCGCCGGCGGGGTCACCGACTACGGTCGGCGGCTGGCCCGCGCGGCGGCCGCCTGGGAGGAGCGGCTCTCGGGACGGCCCCCGGCGCGGTCGGAGGCGGCCGGGCCGAGCGCGAGCCGGCACGACGGCGACCCGACGGGCACGGGGCGGACGCACCGCGTGCAGCCCGGCGAGACACTCTGGGGCATCGCCCGCGACCAGGGCACGGATGTGGCCACGCTGCGGCGGCTCAATCCCGGGATCGTGCCGGAGCGGATGGCCGTGGGCACGCCGGTGCGCCTGCCCTGA
- a CDS encoding AzlD domain-containing protein: MTAPVDPGHVVAAAVVAGAVTFTLRAAPFALLRPLRESALAARLAVWMPAGVLAILAIVMLLEAAALSPGASVDGPRVACALVATALTVLVHVLGGRRTLLSIGTGTLAYVLLVNLVL; the protein is encoded by the coding sequence ATGACCGCCCCCGTGGACCCCGGACACGTGGTGGCTGCGGCCGTCGTGGCGGGCGCGGTGACGTTCACCCTGCGCGCGGCCCCCTTCGCGCTGCTGCGCCCGCTGCGGGAGTCCGCCCTCGCCGCCCGGCTGGCCGTCTGGATGCCGGCGGGCGTGCTCGCGATCCTCGCGATCGTGATGCTCCTGGAGGCCGCCGCGCTGTCCCCCGGAGCGTCCGTGGACGGGCCGCGGGTGGCCTGCGCGCTGGTCGCCACCGCCCTCACGGTCCTCGTGCACGTGTTGGGCGGCCGGCGGACCCTGCTCTCCATCGGCACGGGCACCCTGGCGTACGTCCTGCTGGTCAACCTCGTGCTCTGA
- a CDS encoding DUF3052 domain-containing protein — protein sequence MEAGSDRTSSQTQLLDAYGLKAGDLVQEWGYDDDIDFAFRDALEDALGEELLTEEDQEPADAVLLWWRAEDGDVTDLTDQLVDVQRSLDRGPVWVMTPRKGRDGYVTPADVAEAASTGGLHVTTSAGGSEDWLASRLEQKRGG from the coding sequence ATGGAGGCAGGGTCGGACAGGACCTCGTCGCAGACGCAGCTGCTGGACGCGTACGGCCTGAAGGCCGGCGACCTCGTCCAGGAGTGGGGCTACGACGACGACATCGACTTCGCCTTCCGTGACGCACTGGAGGATGCGCTCGGGGAGGAGCTCCTCACCGAGGAGGACCAGGAGCCGGCGGACGCCGTGCTGCTGTGGTGGCGGGCCGAGGACGGCGACGTCACGGACCTCACGGACCAGCTCGTGGACGTCCAGCGATCCCTGGACCGCGGCCCCGTGTGGGTCATGACCCCGCGCAAGGGCCGGGACGGGTACGTCACCCCGGCGGACGTCGCCGAGGCCGCCTCCACCGGCGGCCTGCACGTGACCACGAGCGCGGGGGGCTCCGAGGACTGGCTGGCCTCCCGGCTCGAGCAGAAGCGCGGTGGCTGA